The window TTCCATCATTGGAAGGATTATCGTACAATTTTGGAAAACTTTAAAATCCTTGTCTATCCTCGCAGCAACTATAAATCTATTTATTTCAATCATCCAAATATATATTTTTGCAAGGACGCTCCTCAAATAGAAATTTCATCTGCTTTTATCCGAAAGTCTATTGTTGAAGGGAAAGATATTCGATTTTATATGCCAGAAGGAGTATGTAGGGAGGTAGTCAATAACTTATTTCGTCCATGATTGTTTGAAATATGAAAATATATTAGCAAATAGAACGAATGAACTTATCAGGAGTTACAGTTTTTTAAAAAAAAAAATACAATGAAAGTAAGTGTTTTATTGGGATTGCAATGGGGAGATGAGGGAAAAGGTAAGGTAGTAGATGTGCTTACTCCAAAGTATGATATCGTAGCTCGTTTTCAAGGTGGACCAAATGCAGGGCACACGCTATTATTCGCAGATAGGAAATACGTTCTTTGTTCTATTCCATCGGGTGTTTTTCAGGGGAAAGTCAATATAATTGGTAATGGTGTGGTGTTGGATCCTATTCTTTTTAAGGCAGAAACAGAAACATTGACATCTTCTTGTAGTAACTTAGTTGATAAAATATATATTTCCCGAAAAGCACATTTAATTCTTCCTACTCACCGTTTGTTGGATGTAGCTTATGAAACACAAAAGGGAAACAATAAAATTGGAACTACGGGGAAAGGGATTGGTCCGGCTTATACTGATAAGGTTAGTCGTAATGGATTAAGAATTGGTGATATAGATTATAATTTTGAAGAAAAATATAGATATGCAATTGCTCGACATAAAGAGTTGTTACATCAAATGAATTTTCAATACGATTTATTACCTTTGGAGAGAGAATGGAAAAAAAGTATTGAGGTTATCAAACGATTTAAACGAATAAATAGTGATAATTTTATTAATAAGGCTTTGATTGGAGGGAGGACTGTGTTGGCAGAAGGTGCTCAAGGTACTATGCTGGATGTTGATTTTGGATCTTACCCTTTTGTTACATCTTCTAATACAATTTGTGCAAGTGCATGTACAGGTCTGGGAGTAGCCCCAGCCAAAATAGGTGATGTGTTTGGTATTTTCAAGGCCTATTGTACTCGTGTAGGGAGTGGG of the Candidatus Azobacteroides pseudotrichonymphae genomovar. CFP2 genome contains:
- a CDS encoding adenylosuccinate synthase, coding for MKVSVLLGLQWGDEGKGKVVDVLTPKYDIVARFQGGPNAGHTLLFADRKYVLCSIPSGVFQGKVNIIGNGVVLDPILFKAETETLTSSCSNLVDKIYISRKAHLILPTHRLLDVAYETQKGNNKIGTTGKGIGPAYTDKVSRNGLRIGDIDYNFEEKYRYAIARHKELLHQMNFQYDLLPLEREWKKSIEVIKRFKRINSDNFINKALIGGRTVLAEGAQGTMLDVDFGSYPFVTSSNTICASACTGLGVAPAKIGDVFGIFKAYCTRVGSGPFPTELSDEIGEKLRNIGNEYGSITKRPRRCGWIDLVALRYAVMINGVTQLIMMKSDVLDTFDTVKACIAYEVNGQKMEDFPFEIGSSVKPIYTELVGWKTNMTKIKSENEFPKAFKDYLLFLEESLGVSIKIVSLGPDREQTIIRE